The Pleuronectes platessa chromosome 13, fPlePla1.1, whole genome shotgun sequence genome includes a window with the following:
- the LOC128454241 gene encoding uncharacterized protein LOC128454241 isoform X1, protein MEPCMLRPEVKKKPKLPKPPPKPSEIKRSDPENPTPVVPPRPSAAELSQTQFRTHRTAAINNEDDGRRDRKEKSSESPVAAPRRREKELDTTSGSQRRRTHIEDAQRDTNKPAAAKDEADFKQNNPPVLTGMFQRSQKEKSSNFTSYLDDCDKEETSVDVTAKQAPGSKPGVLKGVMKGLQFKSSPKVSRDQSPGPGSEDGDAEKEQTSEKEKHKPEKNTESKQDKGSLLTGMFRKTPKEKLYPSLSQVSKTESDCEEGEEKSSEQPQEKGGLFSGIFKKPDKPADETPAQENLSAHSDLSASSDSLSENHKEKGGIFSGMFKKSQKRAEEAQTDEDQRDEESGSSDDLSEASKQDKGGFFSGILRKPHKVPAEGTSGQENLSEQKHLSASSDSLSEASGTKEKGGAFSGLFKKPLKPADAPTEKEKDSLQPELTGSSESLSESSSTKEKGNVFSGMFKKSPKLSEGPRLKEAAEPLHGELSASSDSLSDNKEKGGLFSGLLRKTPKATGEENLSAQKHLSASSDSLSEAPGTKEKGGAFGGIFKKSSKPADGASAEKQDTEATGSSEAPSENNTKEKVGIFGGIFKKPTKAAEAAQSEEDRPPELSGSSESLSENKQEKGSGLFGHLLKKTPKASGEKSESPEREESEMSSSSEDLTEKSSTKEKNIFSNMFKKQQKPAEGAAAEKEQEGKGGEEFSGSCENLTDTSVQKEKKGGLGGIFKRSSSIDNLFDEEKGGLFSGLLKKTPKAPGEEAEDRDERKELTASNDSLSENTNTKEKSIFSGMFKKTPKAAEGAADEDSNSGEDKNLSASTENLLEANKAKEKSGGLAGIFKKSPKPAHRSVAVKDPLRDSKGLSSSRDSLTDAGEEDQRETSASTENLTEASSNTKETKGGFSGMFRRTPKILEPQESVDMEAPQGGGLRRRRTIKKKRRVVSFRIKKTLPKMPKISQSSDKMPIIGEIVEMQELNSEPESTVEVQPAVMAAYPTEGDPPQPEPEIDELTEWWNTVKGWAEWSEIANFQPEDGEMALEQAADRVYMAARLFVRLFNKRGGSLQGRILELLSLADAADEFHRKTVSAAVGGGVASVCGSIATITGLILAPFTFGASIIVTAVGIGVATAGSITSATANITDAVHSNTDRKKLEKMIKDYQEEITDIRECMEFVQEGMNTLEEWDFEKYSQSAAKKALNHNIKHVMKEGGRAGKALMINTDKLISTVQILGAAGGAAKAAQAISVTTGVMSALFLALDVFFLAKDSRELHKGAKTKFATKIREVCKDLQGGLLELNKVKTQLQKTMDGIELEEYEEIEEVEVEVDEDYESDPKKLAELEQELDLMEEKLDKKFEEVQKETLQSQKEEKSVKRKEDPENKDQKEKNEEETGEDDSKEEGKKESEMEKDEENQTESKVVKQPEKEKEKKNEKIAKAAKEEVLKEESQKGRKKDKEMENRITAVKGIYETKRDKTKEEKLKREEAEKRPDDSKREDRSGKTSSERVRAERESQRTKSSREEERGMRQEGETAGKEKEEESGSTRRHSSRSKQEGERHSEYKTRETDKERGSSSSKDMERLARRESDRTERSRRPEEERGVKDWRADMSREERRGSKEGRERGTKQEDPGKRESQRSHQRSHHRREQEEKRGSRVESARRQFERAGGEGGQQQQQQEEEEEGRKRREDGGSRRRDREKRGSERIREDERASRPGSGALLDDGLYI, encoded by the exons ATGGAGCCGTGCATGCTGAGGCCAGAGGTCAAGAAGAAACCTAAGCTG CCTAAACCTCCACCGAAGCCCAGTGAG ATTAAGAGAAGTGACCCAGAGAACCCGACTCCTGTGGTTCCTCCTCGACCTTCAGCCGCT GAACTTTCTCAGACACAATTCAGAACACACAGAACAGCAGCAATAAACAATGAG GATGAtgggagaagagacagaaaagagaagTCGTCTGAATCTCCTGTGGCTGCACCTCGACGCAGAGAAAAG GAACTGGACACAACAAGCGGCAGCCAGCGCAGGAGGACACACATTGAGGACGCGCAg AGAGACACTAACAAACCAGCAGCTGCTAAAGATGAAGCAGATTTCAAACAG AACAACCCTCCGGTCCTGACGGGAATGTTCCAACGGAGCCAGAAAGAGAAATCCTCCAATTTCACT agttATCTGGACGACTGTGACAAGGAGGAAACAAGCGTTGACGTCACGGCCAAACAGGCTCCCGGCAGCAAAccg GGCGTTCTGAAGGGAGTAATGAAAGGTTTGCAATTCAAGTCGTCACCTAAG GTCAGCAGAGATCAGAGTCCAGGTCCCGGCTCAGAGGACGGAGACGcagaaaaagaacaaacttcagaaaaagagaaacacaagccggagaaaaacacagaatccaAACAG GACAAAGGAAGTCTGCTCACTGGGATGTTCCGCAAAACACCCAAAGAGAAGTTATATCCTTCCCTGTCG CAGGTCAGTAAAACAGAGAGTGATTgtgaagagggggaggagaagtcATCTGAGCAGCCTCAG GAGAAGGGAGGCCTCTTCTCTGGAATCTTTAAAAAACCAGACAAACCAGCAGATGAGACTCCTGCTCAG GAGAATCTGAGCGCTCACAGTGATCTGTCAGCGAGCAGCGACAGTTTGTCTGAGAACCACAAG GAAAAAGGAGGAATCTTCAGCGGGATGTTCAAGAAAAGTCAGAAACGAGCAGAAGAAGCTCAGACCGACGag GATCAACGTGACGAGGAGTCGGGCAGCAGCGATGATCTGTCTGAAGCCTCCAA GCAGGACAAAGGAGGGTTTTTCAGCGGGATTCTCCGGAAGCCTCACAAGGTTCCTGCCGAGGGAACATCTGGGCAG GAGAATCTGTCGGAACAGAAACATCTGTCAGCGAGCAGCGACAGCCTGTCGGAGGCGTCCGGCACAAAG GAGAAGGGGGGTGCGTTCAGTGGATTATTCAAGAAGCCGCTGAAACCTGCAGACGCTCCCACAGAGAAA GAGAAGGACTCGCTGCAGCCTGAGCTCACCGGCAGCAGCGAGAGtctgtctgagagcagcagcactAAA GAGAAAGGAAACGTTTTCAGTGGAATGTTCAAGAAATCTCCCAAATTGTCCGAAGGGCCTCGACTGAAGGAG GCCGCGGAGCCGCTGCACGGTGAACTCTCCGCCAGCAGCGACAGCCTGTCGGACAACAAG gagAAAGGTGGTTTGTTCAGTGGACTCCTCAGGAAAACTCCCAAAGCAACCGGAGAG GAGAATCTGTCGGCACAGAAACATCTGTCAGCGAGCAGCGACAGCCTGTCGGAGGCGCCCGGCACAAAG GAGAAGGGGGGTGCGTTCGGGGGAATATTCAAGAAGTCGTCCAAACCTGCAGATGGAGCGTCTGCAGAGAAA CAGGACACTGAGGCGACCGGCAGCAGTGAAGCTCCGTCTGAGAACAACACCAAG gaaaAAGTTGGAATATTTGGTGGAATATTCAAAAAGCCGACCAAAGCTGCAGAAGCTGCTCAGTCTGAGGAG GACCGACCTCCTGAGCTCTCAGGCAGCAGTGAGAGTCTCTCTGAGAACAAGCAG GAGAAAGGTTCCGGTCTGTTCGGCCATCTCCTCAAGAAGACTCCCAAAGCCTCGGGAGAGAAGTCCGAGTCTCCG gaaagagaagagagcgagATGTCGAGCAGCAGCGAGGACCTGACGGAGAAGAGCTCCACCAAG GAGAAAAATATTTTCAGCAACATGTTTaagaagcagcagaaaccagcagagggcgctgcagCAGAGAAG gagcaggaaggaaAAGGTGGAGAagagttttctggaagctgtgAGAATCTGACGGACACGAGCGTCCAGAAG gagaagaaaggaggCCTCGGTGGAATATTCAAAAGATCCTCGAGCATCGACAACCTGTTCGATGAG GAGAAAGGTGGACTTTTCAGCGGCCTCCTCAAGAAAACACCCAAAGCGCCAGGAGAGGAAGCGGAG GACAGAGACGAGAGGAAGGAGCTGACAGCGAGTAACGACAGTTTGTCCGAGAACACGAACACAAAG GAGAAAAGTATTTTCAGTGGGATGTTTAAGAAAACTCCAAAAGCAGCAGAGGGAGCCGCAGACGAG GACTCAAACTCCGGTGAAGATAAGAATTTATCAGCCAGCACTGAAAACCTCTTAGAAGCAAACAAAGCGAAG GAGAAAAGTGGAGGACTTGCAGGGATCTTCAAAAAATCCCCCAAACCGGCTCATCGCTCTGTGGCCGTGAAG GATCCGCTCAGGGACTCAAAGGGCCTGTCCTCCAGCAGGGACTCTCTCACAGATGCTGGCGAG GAGGATCAGCGTGAGACGTCTGCCAGCACCGAGAACCTGACTGAAGCTTCAAGCAACACGAAG GAGACTAAAGGAGGATTTTCTGGGATGTTCAGGAGGACGCCGAAAATTCTGGAGCCACAG GAGAGCGTGGACATGGAGGCTCCACAGGGAGGAGGGCTGAGACGCAGGAGGACGATCAAGAAGAAAAGACGA GTTGTGTCTTTCAGAATCAAGAAAACTCTTCCTAAGATGCCAAAGATTTCACAG TCGTCAGATAAGATGCCCATCATCGGGGAGATCGTGGAGATGCAGGAGCTGAACTCGGAACCG GAGAGCACAGTGGAGGTCCAGCCTGCGGTGATGGCAGCGTACCCGACAGAGGGCGACCCCCCTCAGCCCGAGCCG gagATCGATGAACTGACAGAGTGGTGGAACACAGTGAAAG GTTGGGCCGAGTGGAGCGAGATCGCTAACTTCCAGCCGGAGGATGGAGAAAT ggctCTGGAGCAGGCGGCCGATCGTGTCTACATGGCCGCTCGTCTCTTCGTGCGTCTCTTCAACAAGCGGGGGGGGTCCTTACAGGGACGCATCCTGGAGCTCCTGTCCCTGGCCGACGCCGCCGATGAGTTCCACAGGAAGACGGTGTCGGCGGCGGTGGGCGGCGGCGTGGCCAGCGTCTGCGGCAGCATAGCCACGATCACGGGGCTGATTCTGGCTCCCTTCACATTCGGCGCCTCCATCATCGTCACGGCGGTGGGGATAGGCGTGGCCACGGCGGGCAGCATCACCTCGGCCACGGCCAACATCACGGACGCGGTTCACTCCAACACGGACCGAAAGAAGCTGGAGAAGATGATCAAGGACTACCAGGAGGAGATCACAGACATCAGGGAGTGCATGGAGTTTGTGCAG GAAGGTATGAACACCCTCGAGGAGTGGGACTTTGAAAAGTATTCTCAGAGCGCTGCCAAAAAGGCGCTGAACCACAACATCAAGCATGTGATGAAGGAGGGCGGCCGCGCTGGGAAGGCCTTGATGATCAACACCGACAAGCTCATCAGCACCGTGCAGATTCTGGGCGCGGCAGGCGGCGCCGCCAAAGCTGCCCAGGCCATCAGCGTGACCACGGGGGTGATGTCGGCCCTCTTCCTGGCTCTGGACGTGTTCTTCCTCGCCAAGGACTCCCGCGAGCTCCACAAAGGCGCCAAAACCAAATTCGCCACCAAGATCAGGGAGGTTTGTAAAGACCTCCAGGGCGGCCTCCTGGAGCTCAACAAGGTCAAGACGCAGCTTCAGAAAACCATGGACGGCATCGAGTTGGAGGAGTACGAGGAGatcgaggaggtggaggtggaggtcgaCGAAGATTATGAGTCGGATCCGAAGAAGCTGGccgagctggagcaggagctggacctCATGGAGGAGAAACTGGACAAGAAGTTCGAGGAGGTGCAGAAGGAAACTCTGCAAAgccagaaggaggagaagagcgtgaagagaaaagaggatcCAGAGAATAAAGACCAAAAGGAGAAgaatgaggaggagacaggggaAGATGACTCaaaggaggagggaaagaaggaAAGTGAGATGGAAAAGGATGAAGAAAACCAAACCGAGTCCAAAGTGGTGAAGCAAcctgagaaggagaaggagaagaaaaatgaGAAAATTGCCAAAGCAGCTAAAGAGGAAGTCTTAAAGGAAGAATCtcagaaaggaagaaaaaaagacaaggaaATGGAAAACCGGATAACGGCTGTGAAAGGGATTTATGAGACCAAGCGAGACAAGACAAAAGAAGAGAAACTGAAACGGGAGGAAGCTGAGAAGAGACCGGACGATTCAAAACGAGAGGACCGGAGCGGAAAGACGAGTTCAGAGAGAGTccgggcggagagagagagtcagagaacaaagagcagcagagaggaggaaagagggatgAGGCAAGAGGGGGAAACAGCGggcaaagagaaggaggaggaaagtggGAGCACGAGGAggcacagcagcaggagcaagcaggagggagagagacacagtgaataTAAAACGAGAGAAACTGacaaggagagaggaagcagcagcagcaaggacATGGAGAGACTCGCCCGAAGAGAAAGTGACAGAACGGAGAGATCGAGGAGGCcagaggaggagcgaggggTGAAAGACTGGAGGGCTGacatgagcagagaggagaggagagggagcaaagaagggagggagagagggacgaaACAAGAGGACCCGGGAAAGAGAGAGTCCCAGCGAAGCCACCAGAGGAGTCACCacaggagagagcaggaggagaagcgaGGGAGCCGGGTGGAGAGCGCGAGGAGGCAGTTTGAGAGAGCGGGGGGcgagggggggcagcagcagcagcagcaggaggaggaggaggaggggaggaagaggagagaggatggagggagtcggaggagggacagagagaagaggggaagtGAGAGAATCAGAGAGGACGAACGAGCATCCAGACCTGGATCCGGAGCTCTGCTGGACGACGGACTCTATATTTAG
- the LOC128454241 gene encoding uncharacterized protein LOC128454241 isoform X10, with protein MEPCMLRPEVKKKPKLPKPPPKPSEIKRSDPENPTPVVPPRPSAAELSQTQFRTHRTAAINNEDDGRRDRKEKSSESPVAAPRRREKELDTTSGSQRRRTHIEDAQRDTNKPAAAKDEADFKQNNPPVLTGMFQRSQKEKSSNFTSYLDDCDKEETSVDVTAKQAPGSKPGVLKGVMKGLQFKSSPKVSRDQSPGPGSEDGDAEKEQTSEKEKHKPEKNTESKQDKGSLLTGMFRKTPKEKLYPSLSQVSKTESDCEEGEEKSSEQPQEKGGLFSGIFKKPDKPADETPAQENLSAHSDLSASSDSLSENHKEKGGIFSGMFKKSQKRAEEAQTDEDQRDEESGSSDDLSEASKDKGGFFSGILRKPHKVPAEGTSGQENLSAQKHLSASSDSLSEAPGTKEKGGAFGGIFKKSSKPADGASAEKQDTEATGSSEAPSENNTKEKVGIFGGIFKKPTKAAEAAQSEEDRPPELSGSSESLSENKQEKGSGLFGHLLKKTPKASGEKSESPEREESEMSSSSEDLTEKSSTKEKNIFSNMFKKQQKPAEGAAAEKEQEGKGGEEFSGSCENLTDTSVQKEKKGGLGGIFKRSSSIDNLFDEEKGGLFSGLLKKTPKAPGEEAEDRDERKELTASNDSLSENTNTKEKSIFSGMFKKTPKAAEGAADEDSNSGEDKNLSASTENLLEANKAKEKSGGLAGIFKKSPKPAHRSVAVKDPLRDSKGLSSSRDSLTDAGEEDQRETSASTENLTEASSNTKETKGGFSGMFRRTPKILEPQESVDMEAPQGGGLRRRRTIKKKRRVVSFRIKKTLPKMPKISQSSDKMPIIGEIVEMQELNSEPESTVEVQPAVMAAYPTEGDPPQPEPEIDELTEWWNTVKGWAEWSEIANFQPEDGEMALEQAADRVYMAARLFVRLFNKRGGSLQGRILELLSLADAADEFHRKTVSAAVGGGVASVCGSIATITGLILAPFTFGASIIVTAVGIGVATAGSITSATANITDAVHSNTDRKKLEKMIKDYQEEITDIRECMEFVQEGMNTLEEWDFEKYSQSAAKKALNHNIKHVMKEGGRAGKALMINTDKLISTVQILGAAGGAAKAAQAISVTTGVMSALFLALDVFFLAKDSRELHKGAKTKFATKIREVCKDLQGGLLELNKVKTQLQKTMDGIELEEYEEIEEVEVEVDEDYESDPKKLAELEQELDLMEEKLDKKFEEVQKETLQSQKEEKSVKRKEDPENKDQKEKNEEETGEDDSKEEGKKESEMEKDEENQTESKVVKQPEKEKEKKNEKIAKAAKEEVLKEESQKGRKKDKEMENRITAVKGIYETKRDKTKEEKLKREEAEKRPDDSKREDRSGKTSSERVRAERESQRTKSSREEERGMRQEGETAGKEKEEESGSTRRHSSRSKQEGERHSEYKTRETDKERGSSSSKDMERLARRESDRTERSRRPEEERGVKDWRADMSREERRGSKEGRERGTKQEDPGKRESQRSHQRSHHRREQEEKRGSRVESARRQFERAGGEGGQQQQQQEEEEEGRKRREDGGSRRRDREKRGSERIREDERASRPGSGALLDDGLYI; from the exons ATGGAGCCGTGCATGCTGAGGCCAGAGGTCAAGAAGAAACCTAAGCTG CCTAAACCTCCACCGAAGCCCAGTGAG ATTAAGAGAAGTGACCCAGAGAACCCGACTCCTGTGGTTCCTCCTCGACCTTCAGCCGCT GAACTTTCTCAGACACAATTCAGAACACACAGAACAGCAGCAATAAACAATGAG GATGAtgggagaagagacagaaaagagaagTCGTCTGAATCTCCTGTGGCTGCACCTCGACGCAGAGAAAAG GAACTGGACACAACAAGCGGCAGCCAGCGCAGGAGGACACACATTGAGGACGCGCAg AGAGACACTAACAAACCAGCAGCTGCTAAAGATGAAGCAGATTTCAAACAG AACAACCCTCCGGTCCTGACGGGAATGTTCCAACGGAGCCAGAAAGAGAAATCCTCCAATTTCACT agttATCTGGACGACTGTGACAAGGAGGAAACAAGCGTTGACGTCACGGCCAAACAGGCTCCCGGCAGCAAAccg GGCGTTCTGAAGGGAGTAATGAAAGGTTTGCAATTCAAGTCGTCACCTAAG GTCAGCAGAGATCAGAGTCCAGGTCCCGGCTCAGAGGACGGAGACGcagaaaaagaacaaacttcagaaaaagagaaacacaagccggagaaaaacacagaatccaAACAG GACAAAGGAAGTCTGCTCACTGGGATGTTCCGCAAAACACCCAAAGAGAAGTTATATCCTTCCCTGTCG CAGGTCAGTAAAACAGAGAGTGATTgtgaagagggggaggagaagtcATCTGAGCAGCCTCAG GAGAAGGGAGGCCTCTTCTCTGGAATCTTTAAAAAACCAGACAAACCAGCAGATGAGACTCCTGCTCAG GAGAATCTGAGCGCTCACAGTGATCTGTCAGCGAGCAGCGACAGTTTGTCTGAGAACCACAAG GAAAAAGGAGGAATCTTCAGCGGGATGTTCAAGAAAAGTCAGAAACGAGCAGAAGAAGCTCAGACCGACGag GATCAACGTGACGAGGAGTCGGGCAGCAGCGATGATCTGTCTGAAGCCTCCAAG GACAAAGGAGGGTTTTTCAGCGGGATTCTCCGGAAGCCTCACAAGGTTCCTGCCGAGGGAACATCTGGGCAG GAGAATCTGTCGGCACAGAAACATCTGTCAGCGAGCAGCGACAGCCTGTCGGAGGCGCCCGGCACAAAG GAGAAGGGGGGTGCGTTCGGGGGAATATTCAAGAAGTCGTCCAAACCTGCAGATGGAGCGTCTGCAGAGAAA CAGGACACTGAGGCGACCGGCAGCAGTGAAGCTCCGTCTGAGAACAACACCAAG gaaaAAGTTGGAATATTTGGTGGAATATTCAAAAAGCCGACCAAAGCTGCAGAAGCTGCTCAGTCTGAGGAG GACCGACCTCCTGAGCTCTCAGGCAGCAGTGAGAGTCTCTCTGAGAACAAGCAG GAGAAAGGTTCCGGTCTGTTCGGCCATCTCCTCAAGAAGACTCCCAAAGCCTCGGGAGAGAAGTCCGAGTCTCCG gaaagagaagagagcgagATGTCGAGCAGCAGCGAGGACCTGACGGAGAAGAGCTCCACCAAG GAGAAAAATATTTTCAGCAACATGTTTaagaagcagcagaaaccagcagagggcgctgcagCAGAGAAG gagcaggaaggaaAAGGTGGAGAagagttttctggaagctgtgAGAATCTGACGGACACGAGCGTCCAGAAG gagaagaaaggaggCCTCGGTGGAATATTCAAAAGATCCTCGAGCATCGACAACCTGTTCGATGAG GAGAAAGGTGGACTTTTCAGCGGCCTCCTCAAGAAAACACCCAAAGCGCCAGGAGAGGAAGCGGAG GACAGAGACGAGAGGAAGGAGCTGACAGCGAGTAACGACAGTTTGTCCGAGAACACGAACACAAAG GAGAAAAGTATTTTCAGTGGGATGTTTAAGAAAACTCCAAAAGCAGCAGAGGGAGCCGCAGACGAG GACTCAAACTCCGGTGAAGATAAGAATTTATCAGCCAGCACTGAAAACCTCTTAGAAGCAAACAAAGCGAAG GAGAAAAGTGGAGGACTTGCAGGGATCTTCAAAAAATCCCCCAAACCGGCTCATCGCTCTGTGGCCGTGAAG GATCCGCTCAGGGACTCAAAGGGCCTGTCCTCCAGCAGGGACTCTCTCACAGATGCTGGCGAG GAGGATCAGCGTGAGACGTCTGCCAGCACCGAGAACCTGACTGAAGCTTCAAGCAACACGAAG GAGACTAAAGGAGGATTTTCTGGGATGTTCAGGAGGACGCCGAAAATTCTGGAGCCACAG GAGAGCGTGGACATGGAGGCTCCACAGGGAGGAGGGCTGAGACGCAGGAGGACGATCAAGAAGAAAAGACGA GTTGTGTCTTTCAGAATCAAGAAAACTCTTCCTAAGATGCCAAAGATTTCACAG TCGTCAGATAAGATGCCCATCATCGGGGAGATCGTGGAGATGCAGGAGCTGAACTCGGAACCG GAGAGCACAGTGGAGGTCCAGCCTGCGGTGATGGCAGCGTACCCGACAGAGGGCGACCCCCCTCAGCCCGAGCCG gagATCGATGAACTGACAGAGTGGTGGAACACAGTGAAAG GTTGGGCCGAGTGGAGCGAGATCGCTAACTTCCAGCCGGAGGATGGAGAAAT ggctCTGGAGCAGGCGGCCGATCGTGTCTACATGGCCGCTCGTCTCTTCGTGCGTCTCTTCAACAAGCGGGGGGGGTCCTTACAGGGACGCATCCTGGAGCTCCTGTCCCTGGCCGACGCCGCCGATGAGTTCCACAGGAAGACGGTGTCGGCGGCGGTGGGCGGCGGCGTGGCCAGCGTCTGCGGCAGCATAGCCACGATCACGGGGCTGATTCTGGCTCCCTTCACATTCGGCGCCTCCATCATCGTCACGGCGGTGGGGATAGGCGTGGCCACGGCGGGCAGCATCACCTCGGCCACGGCCAACATCACGGACGCGGTTCACTCCAACACGGACCGAAAGAAGCTGGAGAAGATGATCAAGGACTACCAGGAGGAGATCACAGACATCAGGGAGTGCATGGAGTTTGTGCAG GAAGGTATGAACACCCTCGAGGAGTGGGACTTTGAAAAGTATTCTCAGAGCGCTGCCAAAAAGGCGCTGAACCACAACATCAAGCATGTGATGAAGGAGGGCGGCCGCGCTGGGAAGGCCTTGATGATCAACACCGACAAGCTCATCAGCACCGTGCAGATTCTGGGCGCGGCAGGCGGCGCCGCCAAAGCTGCCCAGGCCATCAGCGTGACCACGGGGGTGATGTCGGCCCTCTTCCTGGCTCTGGACGTGTTCTTCCTCGCCAAGGACTCCCGCGAGCTCCACAAAGGCGCCAAAACCAAATTCGCCACCAAGATCAGGGAGGTTTGTAAAGACCTCCAGGGCGGCCTCCTGGAGCTCAACAAGGTCAAGACGCAGCTTCAGAAAACCATGGACGGCATCGAGTTGGAGGAGTACGAGGAGatcgaggaggtggaggtggaggtcgaCGAAGATTATGAGTCGGATCCGAAGAAGCTGGccgagctggagcaggagctggacctCATGGAGGAGAAACTGGACAAGAAGTTCGAGGAGGTGCAGAAGGAAACTCTGCAAAgccagaaggaggagaagagcgtgaagagaaaagaggatcCAGAGAATAAAGACCAAAAGGAGAAgaatgaggaggagacaggggaAGATGACTCaaaggaggagggaaagaaggaAAGTGAGATGGAAAAGGATGAAGAAAACCAAACCGAGTCCAAAGTGGTGAAGCAAcctgagaaggagaaggagaagaaaaatgaGAAAATTGCCAAAGCAGCTAAAGAGGAAGTCTTAAAGGAAGAATCtcagaaaggaagaaaaaaagacaaggaaATGGAAAACCGGATAACGGCTGTGAAAGGGATTTATGAGACCAAGCGAGACAAGACAAAAGAAGAGAAACTGAAACGGGAGGAAGCTGAGAAGAGACCGGACGATTCAAAACGAGAGGACCGGAGCGGAAAGACGAGTTCAGAGAGAGTccgggcggagagagagagtcagagaacaaagagcagcagagaggaggaaagagggatgAGGCAAGAGGGGGAAACAGCGggcaaagagaaggaggaggaaagtggGAGCACGAGGAggcacagcagcaggagcaagcaggagggagagagacacagtgaataTAAAACGAGAGAAACTGacaaggagagaggaagcagcagcagcaaggacATGGAGAGACTCGCCCGAAGAGAAAGTGACAGAACGGAGAGATCGAGGAGGCcagaggaggagcgaggggTGAAAGACTGGAGGGCTGacatgagcagagaggagaggagagggagcaaagaagggagggagagagggacgaaACAAGAGGACCCGGGAAAGAGAGAGTCCCAGCGAAGCCACCAGAGGAGTCACCacaggagagagcaggaggagaagcgaGGGAGCCGGGTGGAGAGCGCGAGGAGGCAGTTTGAGAGAGCGGGGGGcgagggggggcagcagcagcagcagcaggaggaggaggaggaggggaggaagaggagagaggatggagggagtcggaggagggacagagagaagaggggaagtGAGAGAATCAGAGAGGACGAACGAGCATCCAGACCTGGATCCGGAGCTCTGCTGGACGACGGACTCTATATTTAG